In a single window of the Amycolatopsis sp. cg5 genome:
- a CDS encoding flavodoxin family protein, translating into MSDTFPAAKVAIAYHGGRGHTARLGAAVADGAAAVGGVEVTPIEVSGITTPQWHQLDDADAIIFGAPTYMGTASAAFHGFAEASSRRWFTRRWADKLAAGFTNSGSMAGDKSGTLAYFATLAAQHGMLWVTLGLAPGWNSGKGSEYDLNRLGFYLGAGAQSNVDSKPDVVHKSDLATAEHLGARVATQARVFVAGRLATRP; encoded by the coding sequence GTGTCCGACACCTTCCCCGCCGCGAAAGTGGCCATCGCCTATCACGGCGGACGAGGGCACACCGCCCGGCTCGGCGCGGCGGTCGCGGACGGCGCGGCGGCGGTCGGCGGGGTCGAGGTGACCCCGATCGAGGTCAGCGGGATCACCACCCCGCAGTGGCATCAGCTCGACGACGCCGACGCGATCATCTTCGGCGCGCCCACCTACATGGGCACCGCGTCGGCCGCCTTCCACGGCTTCGCCGAGGCCAGCAGCAGGCGCTGGTTCACCCGTCGCTGGGCCGACAAACTCGCCGCGGGTTTCACGAACTCCGGCTCGATGGCGGGCGACAAGTCCGGCACGCTCGCCTATTTCGCCACGCTGGCCGCGCAGCACGGCATGCTCTGGGTGACACTGGGGCTCGCGCCAGGCTGGAACTCGGGCAAGGGCAGCGAGTACGACCTGAACCGGCTCGGCTTCTACCTCGGGGCAGGCGCCCAGTCCAATGTGGACAGCAAACCGGATGTGGTGCACAAATCCGACCTGGCGACCGCCGAGCATCTCGGCGCCAGGGTCGCCACCCAGGCACGGGTCTTCGTCGCGGGCAGGCTGGCGACCCGGCCATGA
- a CDS encoding MFS transporter yields MTSTVTTTSPRFVLAAAVTAQTLVLLDNTILNIAVDVLSDPVRGIGASGSELAWAVSTYPLMFAALIFTGGALSDRFGPRAVLVSGLTVLALASVFAAVSGDATVLVVARGVMGIGGALVTPATLAIATLGVPPERRARAVATWASASGVAVAIGPVLGGVLLDRFWWGSVFLVNVPIAALCVVAALSFVPKLSISDKRPLDPAGLVLSMLGLGGLVFGIIEGGRAGWADPLALTTALTGLALIVAFALVQLRAKQPSFDVRLFTRPRFAGGALGLLLSFAGLAGQLFYCAFYLQGIHGLSPAQAGLVMTGAAVGIVAGNQLSPRVAAALSTRWTALAGLLLATATYAAFVLFDAHTPLVYLVLLLVAQGLGTGLVIPPVTSEMLAVLPAGRTGAGAAISAATRPLGSTLGVAALGSLLAATYTNAVTPALSGLPGAARDQAAASAEGARAVGRALGRPELVSAADNAYLHAMDVTATVTAVVSLLGCMIIVRCFRRED; encoded by the coding sequence ATGACCAGCACCGTCACCACGACTTCGCCGCGTTTCGTGCTCGCGGCGGCCGTCACCGCCCAGACGCTGGTGCTGCTCGACAACACCATCCTGAACATCGCCGTCGACGTGCTGTCCGACCCGGTGCGCGGCATCGGCGCCAGCGGCAGCGAGCTGGCGTGGGCCGTCAGCACCTATCCGCTGATGTTCGCGGCGCTGATCTTCACCGGCGGCGCGCTGAGCGACCGCTTCGGCCCGCGCGCGGTACTCGTCTCCGGGCTCACCGTGCTCGCGCTCGCCTCGGTCTTCGCCGCCGTCTCCGGCGACGCGACGGTGCTCGTCGTCGCTCGCGGCGTCATGGGCATCGGCGGCGCGCTGGTCACGCCTGCCACGCTCGCCATCGCGACACTCGGTGTGCCGCCGGAGCGCCGCGCCAGGGCGGTCGCGACGTGGGCGTCCGCCAGCGGTGTCGCGGTCGCGATCGGGCCGGTGCTCGGCGGCGTGCTGCTCGACCGGTTCTGGTGGGGCTCGGTCTTCCTCGTCAACGTGCCGATCGCCGCGCTGTGCGTCGTCGCCGCGTTGTCGTTCGTGCCCAAACTGTCTATTTCGGACAAACGGCCCCTCGACCCGGCGGGGCTGGTCCTGTCGATGCTCGGGCTCGGCGGGCTGGTCTTCGGCATCATCGAAGGCGGCCGCGCCGGCTGGGCCGACCCGCTCGCGCTGACGACCGCGCTCACCGGACTCGCGCTGATCGTCGCGTTCGCGCTCGTTCAGCTACGCGCGAAGCAGCCGAGTTTCGACGTCCGGCTGTTCACCCGGCCCCGGTTCGCCGGCGGCGCGCTCGGCCTGCTGCTGAGTTTCGCCGGACTCGCTGGCCAGTTGTTCTACTGCGCCTTCTATCTCCAGGGCATCCACGGGCTCTCCCCCGCGCAGGCGGGCCTTGTGATGACCGGCGCCGCGGTCGGCATCGTCGCGGGCAATCAGCTCTCGCCACGCGTCGCCGCCGCGCTCAGCACCCGCTGGACAGCGCTCGCCGGATTGCTGCTGGCCACCGCGACCTACGCGGCGTTCGTGCTCTTCGACGCGCACACCCCGCTCGTCTACCTGGTGTTGCTGCTGGTCGCGCAGGGGCTCGGCACCGGGCTGGTCATTCCGCCCGTCACCTCGGAGATGCTCGCGGTACTGCCCGCCGGGCGCACCGGGGCCGGTGCCGCGATCAGCGCCGCGACCCGTCCACTCGGCAGCACGCTCGGTGTCGCCGCGCTCGGCTCACTGCTCGCGGCCACCTACACGAACGCGGTCACGCCCGCCCTGTCCGGCCTACCCGGAGCCGCGCGTGACCAGGCGGCCGCGTCCGCTGAGGGCGCCCGCGCGGTCGGCCGGGCATTGGGCCGTCCCGAGCTCGTTTCCGCCGCCGACAACGCTTACCTGCACGCCATGGACGTCACGGCGACCGTCACCGCCGTCGTCTCGCTGCTGGGCTGCATGATCATCGTCCGGTGCTTCCGGCGGGAGGACTAG
- a CDS encoding LysR substrate-binding domain-containing protein, producing MDLGLRHLKVVVAVAEAGSISRAAAALSIAQPGLTAQIKRIEQDLGGPLFERRPEGVVPTELGTHFVLRARDLLAQFDDLLSTTRALGGEATPAYSVRIGASGGGNWLPRVTGIVADLLPEHEQFVYVEEQQHRLLASLRAGKLDLGLITEFPYLPTPRLTGLACLDLGKEPMLIGLSDRHPLAGRDLVSLRELADEAWVVPSGRSEELRLSLRLACERTGFTPRFRHFGVDHTTAADIIRGGQAIGAFLAHDVPATGLTLARLVDGQLWRRTRLVWPMNSPIAAVATELTSRTGTVMANAG from the coding sequence GTGGACCTCGGACTTCGTCACCTCAAGGTCGTCGTCGCCGTCGCGGAAGCAGGCAGCATCAGCCGGGCCGCCGCCGCGCTCAGCATCGCCCAGCCTGGCCTCACCGCGCAGATCAAGCGGATCGAGCAGGATCTCGGCGGGCCGCTGTTCGAGCGCAGGCCGGAGGGTGTCGTGCCGACCGAGCTCGGCACGCATTTCGTATTGCGGGCAAGGGATCTGCTCGCGCAGTTCGACGACCTGCTGTCCACCACCCGCGCGCTCGGCGGTGAGGCGACGCCCGCGTACTCGGTGCGGATCGGCGCGAGCGGCGGCGGGAACTGGCTGCCGAGGGTGACCGGGATCGTCGCGGACCTTCTGCCCGAGCACGAGCAGTTCGTCTATGTCGAGGAGCAGCAGCACCGGCTGCTCGCGTCGTTGCGGGCAGGCAAGCTCGACCTCGGCCTGATCACCGAGTTCCCGTACCTCCCCACGCCGAGGCTGACCGGGCTCGCCTGCCTCGACCTCGGCAAGGAACCGATGCTGATCGGCCTGTCCGACCGGCATCCGCTCGCCGGGCGCGACCTCGTGAGCCTGCGCGAACTCGCCGACGAGGCCTGGGTGGTGCCGTCGGGCCGATCCGAGGAGCTGCGGCTGAGCCTGCGGCTCGCGTGCGAACGGACCGGCTTCACCCCGCGGTTCCGGCATTTCGGCGTCGACCACACCACCGCGGCCGACATCATCCGCGGCGGCCAGGCCATCGGCGCGTTCCTGGCACACGACGTCCCGGCCACCGGGCTCACGCTGGCCAGGCTGGTCGACGGTCAGCTCTGGCGGCGTACCCGGCTCGTCTGGCCGATGAACTCGCCGATCGCGGCGGTGGCCACGGAGCTCACCAGCCGGACCGGGACCGTCATGGCGAACGCCGGCTAG
- a CDS encoding response regulator transcription factor — protein sequence MATARNYAPIPPKSVGVLVVDDDRETTDLLADLLSGEGYVVERAYDGHRGLELALTGRFEVAVVDRGLPVYSGTELLTRLRVAGVLTRALMLTARGAIAERVEGLDAGADDYLVKPFDVEELLARVRALHRRRPAKPDFVLLGESRLNLKRRHLVRPGSDPVPLSGRECALLAALAVEPRAVHSRERLHDEVFPDTEARSIVDTYVYYLRRKLGRASVQTVHGVGYRLGEF from the coding sequence ATGGCTACCGCACGGAACTACGCGCCGATCCCGCCGAAATCGGTCGGGGTGCTCGTCGTCGACGACGACCGGGAGACCACCGACCTGCTGGCCGACCTGCTTTCGGGTGAGGGGTACGTGGTCGAGCGGGCTTACGACGGCCACCGCGGCCTCGAGCTGGCACTGACCGGCCGGTTCGAGGTCGCCGTCGTCGACCGGGGGCTGCCGGTGTATTCCGGCACGGAATTGCTGACCAGGCTGCGCGTGGCGGGTGTGCTCACGCGTGCTTTGATGCTGACCGCGCGCGGCGCGATAGCGGAACGCGTCGAAGGGCTCGACGCGGGCGCCGACGATTATCTCGTCAAGCCTTTCGATGTCGAGGAATTGCTCGCGCGGGTGCGCGCGCTGCATCGCAGGCGGCCGGCCAAACCGGATTTCGTGCTGCTCGGCGAGAGCAGGCTCAATCTCAAACGGCGTCACCTGGTGCGGCCCGGAAGTGATCCGGTTCCGCTGTCCGGCAGGGAATGCGCGTTGCTCGCAGCACTCGCCGTCGAACCGCGCGCGGTGCATTCACGCGAGCGGCTGCACGACGAGGTCTTCCCGGACACCGAGGCCCGCTCGATCGTCGACACCTACGTCTACTACCTGCGCCGCAAGCTGGGCCGCGCGTCGGTGCAGACCGTGCACGGCGTCGGTTACCGCCTCGGCGAGTTCTAG
- a CDS encoding IclR family transcriptional regulator: MGGNTREAGRSTANRLLSLLAAFTSAAPVLTLSELARISGLPIATTHRLAGELIEWGALERLADGRFQVGIRLWHVGSLAPGHRDLRSVAMPFMEDLYEATHENVQLAIRDGKRVLYLEKISGRKSVDTMTQVAGRLPLHATGVGKVILAFSGAELFSQIVADGLARCTPHTITLPGVLAETLEQVRQNQVAFSLEEMTMGASSVAAPIFGPEGKLVAALALVVRSSTNVRPLVAAVRTAALGVTRELSAPLSPGGNLA; this comes from the coding sequence ATGGGTGGCAACACCAGGGAGGCAGGCCGCAGCACCGCGAACCGGTTGCTGTCGCTGCTGGCGGCGTTCACGTCGGCGGCGCCGGTGCTGACGTTGAGCGAACTCGCTCGGATCAGCGGTCTGCCGATCGCGACCACGCACCGGCTGGCCGGGGAGCTGATCGAATGGGGCGCGCTGGAGCGCCTCGCCGACGGCCGGTTCCAGGTCGGGATCCGGCTGTGGCATGTGGGCTCGCTCGCGCCGGGGCACCGTGACCTGCGGTCGGTGGCGATGCCGTTCATGGAGGACCTCTACGAGGCGACCCACGAGAACGTCCAGCTCGCCATCCGGGACGGGAAACGCGTGCTGTATCTGGAAAAGATCTCCGGCCGCAAATCCGTGGACACGATGACGCAGGTGGCGGGGCGGCTGCCGCTGCACGCCACCGGCGTCGGCAAGGTGATCCTCGCGTTCTCCGGCGCGGAGCTGTTCAGCCAGATCGTGGCCGACGGGCTGGCCCGCTGCACGCCGCACACCATCACCTTGCCCGGCGTGCTGGCCGAGACGCTGGAACAGGTCCGGCAGAACCAGGTGGCGTTCTCGCTGGAGGAGATGACGATGGGGGCGTCGTCGGTCGCGGCTCCCATCTTCGGGCCGGAAGGCAAGCTGGTGGCGGCGCTGGCGTTGGTCGTGCGGTCCTCGACGAACGTGCGGCCGCTGGTGGCCGCCGTCCGGACCGCGGCGCTCGGCGTCACCCGCGAACTGTCGGCCCCGCTTTCGCCCGGTGGAAATCTGGCCTAG